In the Lates calcarifer isolate ASB-BC8 linkage group LG16_LG22, TLL_Latcal_v3, whole genome shotgun sequence genome, AGTGAAGATCACAAAAGCAAAGACTTCCTTAAGTCCCTTGTCTACCCCCTTTATGACCTCCCACCTTCTGTGAATGAGCACAAATGGAATAGATTGCACCAatccacttcatttatatcCCAGTTCTAGAGCTGTGTAGACAcaccagatttttttcatcacacaaacagaaaagtcaGCTAGTGGACTATGAGGACATATTCCATGAATTGCATAGAAGTGCGTTGAATTGTAATCTCCAACTGCTTATGAATTGGAAGGCTTACCAAGTCCTTTGTGGGCATCAATGCTGGTGTACTCTATGGTTCCATTGTGGCCCTTCTTGGGGTTCTCTTTGTATTCTTTGTGAACTCCATCAGGACAGTATCTGTAGGACAGCCCATAGTCTGCTAGGTAGACCTACAGGACACAAcagaatgcacacacattacTAACTACATagcaattaaaaaataataatatccCGTCTTCTAAGATTTAATCCTCATTAAAATAGATTGCTGATAACTGACCATTTTCAATATTAATATCATTTACACACAGGAGCATACCCCTCAATTGTGCTTAAATGAAGGGTATAGTCTGTAGAATAGAACAGACCTAACAGctatgtacatacagtataattagTGGAGATCCTCCATGGACTAACCTTTTTAGGGTCTCTGTAACCCTGCATGAGGTTGGCAGCTTTAATGTCTGCATGGACATACTCATTCTCATGGATATACTCCAGTACATCCACCTGGAACAGGAGTGAGTGACAGCatgtaacacaaaaatataattttttgttAAAATGGCTTTGACTCTGTATATTCGATCGTAACTGCTAGAGCTCCAGCTCCATCCAATGTCTTTATACAACAATCAATAGACCATAATTCCATGATTTTGATCTCACCAGTTCTTGACCAAGCTGGAGCACAGTGGCCTTTTCCAGTCGACCTCCATTGTCATTGCAGATTTTCTGAAGGTCTTTGCCCAATCGGTCCATGACCATGAAACGATACCtgggtgagagagggaaagatcaGAGGTTAAAGCCCAAATCAGACACAACTAGCAACCATAAAATACAggttttaacaacaacaaccttGCAATAAATGCTATGGTGGAATTTCATCAGAAACTATTCACTTTAAGGTAGTGGAAGGATGAAAGCCACAGTGACTGTAATATTACGGGTCTCAAAAAGTCTTGGGTAATAAATATCTAAAATTGTTAGACTTCCAAAAGAGGTTAGCATTAAATTAGACAAAAATCATATTAAGAGAATATGGAAAAACCTAAGGAAAATTAAAAGGAGAAACACATTTCATGGCTCAAAATGTACTATGTCCTCTCAAGACATTCATGGGACACTGAATGAGTCAATGAGAAATGATGAGAAAGATCCTAAATTCTCTAATGCGGTCAAAGGTGGACTTCTAAAAACTAGCCTTGAGAGTCTGGCCAAACTGTGGCTGGAAGACGATTATCTTGAAACACAGATAAATCCAAAAGCAAACACTTAAAATTTTGTCACTCACAAGTTGCACACCACTACCCAGAATGTACCTAATATGCATcacaacaaacataaatacTGATACCCACTGGGTCAAGTGTAAAAGTCAACAGACAAAAGTCAACTTGGCCTTGTTGTAAAGGCTCAGCTGGTAATTTACTTTACGttgcaaatattttacattgtgttaagtaccttttattttgaagttctGCCCTTAAGTCTAATTAAGCTCATTGTATGTGACTACctctgtaattattatttacaCTTGCTAATATTTTCTCTTATGGCAAATCAATTTAGTTTAGTGATGTCACCTTTCAGTGCAACATTCTGTAACCTACAGTAATAGTGATATACGGAGAAAACGTACACCGGAAAAGGGAATAGACATGTAACATATTCATCATATAACCATCTAATATCATATTGTCCGCCATATGCAGGCTATGTCAATACCTGATATTATTATATTCAGCAAGTCCTGAACCCCAGTAGGTTGGGATGCCCAGGAAGTCAAGTCTCCTGCTTCTCATCCATTTTCGCACTGGAACAAGATTAGAAGAGGAACAATCATGTAAATGTCTGTAcgcacatttatatttttacaccCCTGAAGCACTTATATGGGGTGTCTGACAAGATTGGAATCACAGGAgtaaaattaaagtaaattaaaactCACAACCATGATGGCTATATTGAGAGAACAGAAAGACTGGTGCCTTGGACCACTTAGTTGTACAAACAAATCTTTGAAGGGAATGGTTGGCAGCTTTCAATGTCACTTATCCCAACAATTTCATTTTCCTATGATTTTTTAACCTCTACCTAAGCCCCAGTCTAACCGCTCTCCCTTTCACAGAAGAATCTGAACAAAAGTCCCTAAACTCTATGAAAAGTGGGCAAATACCAGTCCTTGTAAGTGCAATAATGCATGCATACAAATGTCAGTCTTACAGCGTTGagggtacaaacacacaattgcaacacacgcacacagaggcCCCAGACAAAGCAATGGGTCTGGCTCAGGGCTTGATGGCGACTGGCCTGACTGGCGTTCAACCAGGCTGGCAGGTGGTCAGGGGCTCAGTAGAGGCCCGGGCATCATTACATGAGAGTGGcttcctctctcttgctccttcCCAAAAGAAGGCACTGGAGAGCCCAGACAAGCATGGAGAGGGGGGCTAACTACCACTGAGGTGCATGTTTGCTTTGGCTTATTATTAATTACTGTGCAGCATGCAGCAAAGCCTCTGTCTGCGGCCACTTCATCAGTCAAACACTCCTGTGCTCCAGTGAGCTGCTGGGATGCTGGACAGGTGGTGCTACTCACTGCTCTCTGGTTTGGCTGCCCTTTGGTAGAACTTGAGCTCTGAGAACAGGGGGCCATTCTCCTGGTATTcctgcacacacaagcacacagtaTTAATTATTTCATCATCACTGGTTAAAGCTGCACTAGACTAATTGTGTGTGCCTAAATCACAAAGTGGAGCTGTGATGAAGATTTGCGTCCCAGCCAATGAGCATCATCCCACTTCCTAAAATAAAACTGCCTGTGCATTTGGTTCCTTTTTAAAGCtttcttcctgttccctcttctcttctctacCAAAGGAagaatttataaaataaatacacgGAACATGGCATCCAAATAAAGGGAATTTCAGTTAAATGAAGGGAAAGGAAAATCAGTCTTCTCTCATTCCCTTGTTTTTTCCCACCCTTCAACCAAGGGTATAAATACTACAGGTATAACTACATTATATCAATGgttctctctcctgtctgcaCCTTAAATACaatgtaaagataaaaatgtgagGCTACAGCCAACACACACTTAGTCTAATCTAGGATGAAGAATGGgcacaggggaaacagctaccCTGCCTCTGTCCAAAGTTCTAATTCCTCTAAATCTCATCACTTAACACCTTTCAGACAAAGAGTGAAAACAATCATGTGTAGTTTTACATGATCATAATCATGTGATGGAGTATTCCCTGGCTGGGAGCAGTAACCTTGCTATGCTAGTGGATGATCCTGAAGTTACTACTCCTGCAAAGACAAAGCTTTCTTTGTCACTGTATTGAATACAGTCCAAGGCCTGAACtaacttacttacttacttactcaCTTACTCCATTCACACAGCCACCAATTGCCAATTTGAACTTAAGGTTCGTATACTGAAAGCTCTCCCAAACCAGCTCATAATAAGTGGACCATACAACCCAGCAACAAGTGACAATGTATCTGTGCCATCGTAAGATTCTCTACTACATGTGCAAGATGTTGAGAATCATGACACTGACAAAAGTTCCATTTTGCTACCTtgtcaaatattatttttggttatttgttatttttctcacaGGGGCTGCAAACTAAATCACATGATGTTTGGTGAAgttgaaactaaaaaaaaagaggaaacatcaCTTTTTAATTTATCCATGCAAAATTGTCCCTAATCATGGTAATGGCTGCTTTCTCCTTCCAGCACAGAGTGCAGTAAGAACATCTTGCAGTGTAcactaaaattaaaacattaaaaaaaacactaacatgTCTATGAAGATGGATACTCAGAATATACTTACCAGTTTTATGACAAAGTCAGTGTCTGCTGCAACAGGTCTGTCCACATCCTGGGAGGCTAAAGGATGGCagaagacagaggggaaaatgaaacaaaatgaaggCTACAAAGTTATGATACATTATGATAATCCAAAGGATTTGATCCAATCCAAGACCAGGGGAAATCTGTAAACTGCTGTATTGAGCAGCTGATTGGAAACAAAGGTTTTAATAGATTGGAGAAGTAGAGAAATGTTACTGAATACTTGACATGCATTGGAATTCTTGTGACAATATGATTTGTTCAAGTAGCTTCCACAATCAAGAGAATGAGATCAGAGCAGTGTCTCCCTGAGACATGTATGTATCTCTATGCTTCTGGCAGAGAAATAACGGGTGTTCTTCAACCAGTCTGCCAGCATGTTCATACTTACGTACATACGTTATGTGACagagtgtgcatgtatgtagGTGTGTCAGACATAGTGTGCTCATTACAGTACCAAGATAGATCAGTCCAAAGCCACCTTGACCGATGATTTTCCCCAgcctccatttctttttctcactgtctgtcagtATGAAGCCGTCTGGGAGTGGTTTCGGTAACACGCTCTTTCTTGGCGGTGCCATGGAAACTGAGTAGGTTTTAGAagatatgtcagaaaatactaGGTAAAACCTGAAACATGTGCTCATGTTAAGCACATTAACATCACAGTTTTGATTGTAGCTACAATCCCAAATCTCCAAGTATTAAGGGAGATAATTTAAACATAGGTGAGCAAACTGCAAACCCTGAGTCtaaccagaaaacaaaactgaaacaacactATGAAATGTGGCCTGGCTGGTACAACACTGCCCTGTGCCATCATACTGCTAACTCTCTGTTGTACAATTTAACGTTAAAGGACAACGTCCACAAACGTTTAAGGCCACTATTATATTTTAGTAGCTACAAACCTACCACACTGTTGTCATTTTGATTCATCAACAAATGAGTACGACAGCTTAAATAGCCTAAATAGCTGGACTGTTGactgcaacaaacacatcaacCGAACATTACTTGACACCCAATAATTACGGGTTTGGCTAAATAAGTCCTGAATAACTTAACAATTTTCAGAAAACTAACGTGATACAACACCTAACTAGCAGTTAACTTAGCTAGCAATAAACCTGTTTACTCACAAACTCAAGACCTTTGCACCGAGCTCCGAAGGAATCGAAGCCTTACGTCGTCAGTGGGCCTTTTTAAACAGAGACGTAGATAACCTATCGCAATTAGTGCTTAAAAGTAAACGTATTCCTTAAATGTTTAGTCCTTCTTCCACAAACTGCTTCACAGTGGTCCGGTATGGAAACAGAAACCTCAACACTTCCTGAAAAGTATCCCTCCCCTACACCGATCAGCCACTGGCATGCAAGAAAAAGTTTCTCAACAATCAATGACCAATAGCGAAGCGGCAGCGGCGGCATTCATACTGACAAATCAAATCAACTTGCTGCTAATCCCAGTTTCTTTATTCCAAACTTTCATGACTGCCTTAGAATTTCTTGAAAGGTAGAACATTCTTATTATAAATATTGGATAATCTATGAAAAAGAGCAACATAAATCCCACCTTGTAAGCACTGTTTAAATGAAAGACAGATTAACTACTTCTCTTTATCATCGACATTTTCAAGACGAAATGTACCTCATCAACGTGCATAGAAAGGACTCGATCTGTGCAGTAGACGATGAAACAGCTGGAGATTAATTGGAGTTTACTACATGTACATCGCTGTTCACACCCGAATGTAACCTGAGCAGGAAAGGACAGGAAATAAAGGTAAAAATTACAAAGTAAAATCGTGTAGACACTTCCGGTGGAAGCGATTTCGTTGTTGATAATTAACTGGTAAGTCCACAGTAATGTACTGGCTGGTCAGTTGCATATAagacttttaatttaaaacttcCCATACAGAAAAATAGTTACTTATTATTAGTAGCTTAAGAAAATAAGACATTGAATTTCCTTGTATGCActgctgtagtcactacaagtcGATATTTTGCTGTCATGAGATAGCAAAAATCGTTTGGCCTAGATCCAGCCCAGGGTTTTGGGTTAGATCCGTAAAACGGACCTTGGccagtgtcctttgacacaACAGGTCAATACCAGCGTGGATCCATTTTAAAAACCTTACTCATTTTTAGTTTAGAAGTATACTAAAAAGCACACTTGAATAAACTTCTTTTTTGTAAGGGGAGATTTCCCTGCCACTGAATTTCTGTGGGTTGGCCTGCTTTACATATAATTCCcataaaataaattcattgtCTAGGTTTTAGCATCTAATAATGTACCAAAAATGCTCTTTAAGAGAACTCTCCACTCTTCTGACATTTCAGATTAAAAAGCCTCCAGCTTCCAGCCCGGTTCTGAGGGTGTTATCCATAAACAGCAGTTGCACCCTTGTTACACTTGGTACTAAGGTGTTCTCTCTCCATGCATACTGAACCAGTGAATACTGAACCAGCTATGGAACCAGAGGTGGTGCTCACATGGAATTCAACCTTCAAAGTAGCCTCTTGTATACTGTTAATTCAATTTACTTACACAATCAATAACTGTTTGATTTCAGGAATTCAGGCATTCCTGTTGTAACCCAGCTTGATCTCTATTTTGCTGTACAACATGGTCAATACTACACCTGGCTAATgaacacagactggaggagtaAATGCAATGCTGTACAAAGTGGTGGACACAAACTCATCCATCTCTCTCAACTCATCACTCAAAATCAAGCTTGTCTTATTCcaatgaaaggagagggaagatGTGAACATGTCCCATAAATGTTTGCTTGGACTGTCAAAATATTATGTCACATCTGTTGTATGTTCTAGTGtcaaacacaacatgcaaaatctatgtacatgtatatgctATTCCAACAGTGCTCATTGGGTACGTAAAGGTGTACAAGAAGGTGTAGTTCAacactggggggaaaaaaaaacgtTTTTTAAAGAACAGATCTGGATGTGGTTAGCCAAGGtgaacataaagactggaagcatgGGGAAACAACTATACACTGCCCTAAATTAAAAGAACATGCAGAACACCTCTAATTAAAATGGtgcatgttgtttgtttcatctgtacacaataagaaaagtaaaaatgatcATTCACCACTTTTGATGAAGTTATATATCTCTCCACCAACAGCTAGGTACAGTAATTTCCTGAAGTCAAGtcatcacagtgacacaggtTAGCTATAATTGTTACTGTTCACTGACAGTATCTGGCAACAGCTTCACAGAAGTTCTGAATGTTAATTAGCGAGCTTACGAGTTGTTAGCAGGCATATTTTTGAACTTTGTAGATAGCCAGTCTAGCTGACCCTCCCTCCAAATaaaagtatttcccaaaatgttgaactactcctttaacTAGTTTTCAACTGAAAGAGACTCTGAACTTCAATGGGACCAACAGAGGTTAAATGCACTGAATAAAGTCTTTGTCCTTGTCCAGTAGGACACAGCTGTACAACCTCACACCTAGTCAATCTAAAAGTCACCAATGTTAACTTCATTGATACTGTAACCTCTCACTGTGGCCTAGACTTTAACCCTTGCCTCCTTCCAATTCTCTACCACTTCCTCTCTGTGGTCTTCTCTCATTCACTTGCCCTCtacctctcttctctctcttctcccccctCTGACTCTGCCAACTCTCATCCGGGGTAATTGCTCTGTGAGCTCGGTGGCGCCTGCTGAATCACACTGCGGTTTCCTCTCCGTGCCTCTCATAGTCTGGGCTTGGTGACACCAATCTCACTGAGGGCGCGACACCATTTTTTGTAACTGGCCCTCATGATGGAGATGGTATGATTGTCCTAATTAGAGGGGCGCGGATCAGGGCGGCTGCGGCTCTGACCCACCCCGGCCTGAGTCCATATGGTGGGAGGCTGATAATGAGCCAGTTAATGTGCTGTGTCCATCAGTAAGAGCTACTCAGTATGGACATTATGccaaagagatggaggaggtttttctctctttgccctcttttccacccccacctcccaccactcactcacacacacataaatttacattttggtCCGATAAAAAAATTTGTTTCTCAAAAAACTGAAGTATTTATGTGCTCAATTATCTACAATAGACATATTTGTCAGCACATTAGTGGCCGTTACAATTTGTCAGTGATTATGGACATCCTGCCCCCGTATCATAAACgacattttcaaactgtttcattttatgAATCATTTGTTCCTGGCCTTGTCTCTCAGCTCCCATCATGCAGCTGTGCCACTATTTCATGTTGTGACTTTGTTTCCCTTATGAATATGAAATTAAGCcagttcaaatgaaaataatacaaatcTAATGGGCAGTAATGAGATGCCATTTCACCATTATTGGATGTGGGCTGGGtctatgtcagtgtgtgtatgcattctCAATGCTGTGTATGTTTTGATGCTAATAAAACTTTCTGCTCCAGGGAGCAAGCACTGACCAGGATTCAAATTAAGCCTTAATGGTTTCCAGGCCTGGGGCTAAACTCTCACGTAAAACCCCAAACCAACATAAGTTAGTCTTTACATTTCATGATGTGTCCCAGCAAGTGGAAAATGGAGACATGTTTGCTTTTACATTGCGTTGAAGAGGGTtctttacatgaaaaaaaaaagcacatctGGATTTGCATCTTTTGCATCTTAAACggtatgcaaaaaaaaaaaacatgttgctattattttgacagatattgCAATTGCAACATGAGCCAGGATTTTAGTgggaatttcattttcactttaaaaaaaatgatgatgatgtgatttttgctgCAGTCTGTACCAAACAACAAGTTCCCG is a window encoding:
- the vrk2 gene encoding serine/threonine-protein kinase VRK2 isoform X3, whose product is MAPPRKSVLPKPLPDGFILTDSEKKKWRLGKIIGQGGFGLIYLASQDVDRPVAADTDFVIKLEYQENGPLFSELKFYQRAAKPESMRKWMRSRRLDFLGIPTYWGSGLAEYNNIRYRFMVMDRLGKDLQKICNDNGGRLEKATVLQLGQELVDVLEYIHENEYVHADIKAANLMQGYRDPKKVYLADYGLSYRYCPDGVHKEYKENPKKGHNGTIEYTSIDAHKGLAPSRRGDLQILGFCLLHWLCGSLPWDSSLKNPAQVQEAKTRLMDDLPDSVKQLSVGRASTDEVAAFLLCVKTLDYKDKPDYQHLKDLLASAPRTCRGVMPQGPAGESSTKVVDPRAREKQRAGHARGSPKAKPSAVVMDEEVQEGAKSKPVPAQYKSGPRLTKAQLQKEKDLPAVRRPQRPRPKHVQTYDDDSEDDDEEEARPRPIPACYLRPPPIGPRTNLKQV